CAGCGTGTTCACCGTCAACCCGGGCCCCATCGCCACATAGGGCACCTGGACGAAGTTGCCGAGGTACACCAGTCCCCCGAGGAGCAGCACGGTCACCGCCAGGGTGAGGATTCGGCGGTAGTCGACGGAAGCATTCACCTGCGCCAGGGTAATCGGTCGGTACGGTGGAACCATGAGTGATCTCCCGTTCGGCTTCTCCGGCAACGACCCGGACCGCGACGACGACGACAAGAGCCGCGGGACCGGCAAGGGCGGCGACCAGCCCGGCGGTTCCGGCGACCCCAACCCCTTCGCCTTCGGATTCGACCCCTCCCAGCTCGGCGCGATGGGTGCCGACTTCGACCCGTCGAACCTGAACCCGGAGATGATCGGCCAACTGTTCTCCCAACTGGGCACGATGTTCAGCGCGATGGGGGCCGGCGGCGGCACGTCGTCGTCGGGCGGACCGGTGAACTACGAGCTGGCCAAGCAGATCGCGCGCCAGGAGATCGGCGACTTCACCCCCGTGTTGGACACGGAGACCCGGGCCGTCGCCGACGCCGTCCACCTCGCCGAGACCTGGCTCGACGACGCCAGCGCGCTGCCCAGCGGCGTCACGACGGCGGTCGCGTGGACGCCGGTGCAGTGGCTCGAAGAGTCGCTGCCCACCTGGGCCACGCTGTGCGACCCGTTGGCCCGTCAGCTGTCGCAGGCCTGGTCACAGGGATTGCCCGCGGAGGCCGCGGCGATGGCCGGCCCGCTGATGGGGATGATGGGCCAGCTGTCCGGGTCGGTCTTCGGCTCCCAACTCGGGCAGGGCCTCGGCAAGCTCGCGACCGAGGTACTCACCGGAACCGATATCGGGCTCCCACTCGCCCCGGCCGGCACCGCGGTGCTGCTGCCCCAGGCGATCGCCGCCTTCGCCGACGGACTCGACCTGCCCGCACAGGAGATCATCGTCTACCTGGCCGCCCGCGAGGCCGCCCACGTCCGGCTGTTCACCCACGTCACGTGGTTGCGCCAGCGCCTGCTCTCGTCGGTGGAGCAGTACGCCTCGGGGATCACCGTCGACCTGTCGGGCCTGTCCGACTCCTTCGGCGAGGGCATCGACCCCGAGGAACTGATGGCCAACCCGGGACGCATCGAAGAGCTCCTCGGCTCGGCCGCGTCCTTCGAGCCGACCACCACGCCGGAGCAGCGCGCCGCCCTGGATCGGCTGGAGACGCTGCTCGCCCTCGTCGAGGGCTGGGTCGAACACGTCGTGACCCGTGCCCTCGGTGACCGGATCCCGGCCACCGCCGCACTCACCGAGACGGTGCGCCGCCGTCGCGCCTCGGGCGGACCGGCCGAGCAAACCTTCGCCACCCTCGTCGGGCTCGAGCTGCGTCCGCGCCGCGTGCGGGAGGCGACCGCCCTGTGGGACCGGCTCCTCGAGGCCAGCGACGTGACGACCCGCGACCGGATCTGGGACCACCCCGACCTGTTGCCCGACGGGGAGGACCTCGACGCCCCGGCCGCGTTCATCGACCGGTTCGTCGCCGGCGACGACGGGGATCCGCTTGAGGCGCTCAAGCAGGTGCTCGCCGACGAGGAACGGGCCGGCGAAGCGGACCGCCCCGACCCTGAGGGCAAGGACACCGGCGGCGGGGATACCAACCAATCCTCTTAAGAGTGGATCGTCGCAGGCCAACCCCCATCAGGGCCTGTGGATAACCAGGTTTCGGAGCCGCTCTGCGTTCGGTCGGCGCGCCACACTGGTCCCATGACGATCGGGGGATCGGCCTTGGTGGGGCGTCCGGCGCCGGGGAACACGGCGGCGCCGATACTGGTGCGCGGGGACCACCAACTGCAGATCGGCTGCGACCCCGAGCACAGCCTGCTCGTCGACCTCCCGGCCCACGTCGCGGCACGTGCCGTCGTCGAGCTGCTCGACGAACCGCCCGACTCCCGGCAGCTCCCCGCCCGCCTGGCCGAGATCGGACTCGACCGTGGCGAATTCGACGAGATCGCCGCGCGCCGCCGCGCCGTCGATGCGGCCGCCGACCCGCCGGCCACCACCTTGCGGGTGTGCCTACACGGGGCCGGGCCACTGCGCGACGGCCTCGAATCGGCGCTCGACGGCACCGGCCACACGATCGCGCGCAGCAGCACCCGGCGCGCGCGACCCTGGCGGTCCGGACCCGACCGCCCCACCCTCGTCGTCCTCTCCGACTTCGCCCTGCACGACCCCCTCGTCGTCGCCGACCTCATGCACCACCGGGTGCCCCATCTGCCGGTGGTGCTGCGCGACGGTGTCGGCGTCGTCGG
The window above is part of the Gordonia crocea genome. Proteins encoded here:
- a CDS encoding zinc-dependent metalloprotease — translated: MSDLPFGFSGNDPDRDDDDKSRGTGKGGDQPGGSGDPNPFAFGFDPSQLGAMGADFDPSNLNPEMIGQLFSQLGTMFSAMGAGGGTSSSGGPVNYELAKQIARQEIGDFTPVLDTETRAVADAVHLAETWLDDASALPSGVTTAVAWTPVQWLEESLPTWATLCDPLARQLSQAWSQGLPAEAAAMAGPLMGMMGQLSGSVFGSQLGQGLGKLATEVLTGTDIGLPLAPAGTAVLLPQAIAAFADGLDLPAQEIIVYLAAREAAHVRLFTHVTWLRQRLLSSVEQYASGITVDLSGLSDSFGEGIDPEELMANPGRIEELLGSAASFEPTTTPEQRAALDRLETLLALVEGWVEHVVTRALGDRIPATAALTETVRRRRASGGPAEQTFATLVGLELRPRRVREATALWDRLLEASDVTTRDRIWDHPDLLPDGEDLDAPAAFIDRFVAGDDGDPLEALKQVLADEERAGEADRPDPEGKDTGGGDTNQSS